The window TCTTGTTCGTGTTTGAGACTCTTTTGTAATTCCTCTATTTTCGTCTCAAATTGTTTGATGATAATATCTGATTCATGCTCGAGTTTGATGATTATCCGGGCCAGTTCTTCGTTTTTGCTCTGAAGCGTAATCAGTTCTTTTAATATAGATTGCGCAAGATCCATCAAAGCCCCCCGGAGAGAGATAAGTCGTACTAAAACACTCGTGTATCAATATTTATAGTATGTGTTTTTCTGCCAGACCAGAAAATTAAGAAAAAAGTGAAATTATAGTTTGAAACGTGACATTGAAACCGAGACCTGTTCGGCGATTCCAGCAACCTGATCCACAATAACTCTGAGCTGGTTAGCAGATGCTGAAGTCTCACCGGTTGCATGGGCTGATTCTACAGCTTCTTTAGCGGTATCTTTAAGCATAGCTGATACTTCGTGCATACTACTGGTAATCTCCTCCACAGCAGCAGCCTGCTCCTCATTCATACTTGCAACCTGCTCAATATTGGTTGAAATGTCCTCCACCGAGGTAACAAGTTGCCCAAAAACCCGCAAGGTGTCTGATAGCATCACATTACCATCTTTGACCGCAGTAGATGTTGCAGATACCGCATCTGTCGCAACCTGTGACTTCTTCTGCAGATTACTTATCATATCGGTTATCTTCTCTGCAGACTGGCGAGACTCAAGTGCTAGTGCTTTCACCTCTGAGGCGACGACTGCAAAACCTCGACCCATCTCTCCTGCACGGGCAGCCTCAATTGCAGCATTAAGAGCTAGTAAATTGGTTTGATTTGCAATATCAGTGATCAATTTGACGATCTCATTGATCTTTTTCATCTCCTGTTGAATCTCACTGATAACCTGATCTACTTCTCCAGCATTTCGAGTGATAACATTCATTCCCTCTTCTGCTTTTTTTGCATAGTCAGATCCTTCCCTGGAAAGGATAGTGGAATCCTGGGCAATCCTGGAAACAGATTCTGCTTTTTGAGATACCTCACCAACAGTAACTGAGAGATCTTCCATCGCCCTGAGAACCTGCCTTACTCCTGCATCACTCTGTTCAGTATTCTGCGATACTGCATCCGAATTTTTCGCTAGTTGCTCTGAATTATTTGCTACTTCCTGTACACTGGCATTTGCCTGCTCTGCATTTGCAGATAATTCCATTACCTGCCGGTTTATCATACCAAATGCATCGTTGATCTGCTCACCAATTGCGTCAAATGAGGTTTTTAATTCCAGCCACTCACCACTTACCTGAAGAGATGGATTAAATCTTGCTGCAAAATCATAGGCGGCGTATTGTCTCGAAACACGAAGTGCTTCATGAAATGGAATATTAACAGAAGTCAGAGTATTATTCAGATGTAAGGCTATCTGCTGATAACATCCCTGATAATTATTGAGATTAATGGAATCCTTTAAATCACCCTTGCCGACCTGTCGTGATATAGTTGAAGAATCCTGTTCTAATAATTTAAGCGAGTCCCGAATTGTTTGTAAAAACTTGCTTAATGTTATACATTGATCATGCGCATGACCTGCCTGTGGATCAGACGTTGGATCATGAAAAACCGATTCAATCTTCCCTTCAGAAAGGTCTGACACTTCTTTAATAATTGAGTGTATCTCCCGATCATAGTATTCAGACAGATGCCGACTTTCATCTGCTTCTCTCATTTTTCCGGCGCAGATCTGTTCAATAGAATCAAGCAGACGATTCACCTGGTCAGCAACCCTAATGAGATCAGGATCCTGATCATCAGAATGAACTCGTGAATTAAATATCCCTGATGAAAAATCTCTGGTGACTGTTTCAAGTGCAGATATGAGGTTCAACCCTATCCCTCCGCAGGAGCATGAGATTACATTGTGCCGGGTTTGGTTTAATGATGTCCGTCAATTAACCGGAAAGAAACCTAGGGGATCAGGGTGAAAGAAAGTCAGAGAAGTTTATCTGCGGACAATATACGCTCATAACCCTGAATATTATTCCAGTTTATAATAGTTTATTAGTACTAATGCCCTCTGAAATCCAAAAATAAAAACACATATACTGATCTCTGTCCACTTTATAGTTGTACCATCAATGAGAGGAGGGTTGGATGAAAATTGAGGTCCTGAAGGATATCAAGAACGCAGAAGAAGACTATAAAAAGATGATTTCGCAGGCACAGGAGAGGCGCAAGTCTCTGATTGCCAGTGCCGAGCTGGAAGCTGATAACCTGATCCACAAGGCTCAGGAAGATGCGGAAGAGTTTAAGAAACAGCAGATTGCTGATGCCCGTAAAGAAGCTGAAATGCGGCATGCCAGAAT of the Methanospirillum lacunae genome contains:
- a CDS encoding methyl-accepting chemotaxis protein, with amino-acid sequence MNLISALETVTRDFSSGIFNSRVHSDDQDPDLIRVADQVNRLLDSIEQICAGKMREADESRHLSEYYDREIHSIIKEVSDLSEGKIESVFHDPTSDPQAGHAHDQCITLSKFLQTIRDSLKLLEQDSSTISRQVGKGDLKDSINLNNYQGCYQQIALHLNNTLTSVNIPFHEALRVSRQYAAYDFAARFNPSLQVSGEWLELKTSFDAIGEQINDAFGMINRQVMELSANAEQANASVQEVANNSEQLAKNSDAVSQNTEQSDAGVRQVLRAMEDLSVTVGEVSQKAESVSRIAQDSTILSREGSDYAKKAEEGMNVITRNAGEVDQVISEIQQEMKKINEIVKLITDIANQTNLLALNAAIEAARAGEMGRGFAVVASEVKALALESRQSAEKITDMISNLQKKSQVATDAVSATSTAVKDGNVMLSDTLRVFGQLVTSVEDISTNIEQVASMNEEQAAAVEEITSSMHEVSAMLKDTAKEAVESAHATGETSASANQLRVIVDQVAGIAEQVSVSMSRFKL
- the ahaH gene encoding ATP synthase archaeal subunit H: MKIEVLKDIKNAEEDYKKMISQAQERRKSLIASAELEADNLIHKAQEDAEEFKKQQIADARKEAEMRHARIISDGKAEAVALESRGRQNLAKAVDLLVTRFKEQLNVSA